From Toxorhynchites rutilus septentrionalis strain SRP chromosome 2, ASM2978413v1, whole genome shotgun sequence, a single genomic window includes:
- the LOC129767801 gene encoding zinc finger protein 271-like — MEVESNVIKDEPGRRSSAAVGQHSRRGSASSKSATSSNASASANNSVAVKVGLNMNMCRLCLAEGSTSSRLQPVYYSKDAPNESLLQTILDLTTIQVQYATDFPSSVCLGCKNKLEEYHLFRRQCIENDEILKLKYYEIKAAEEYHRGQHPQQVDDVKGEEYIDDGDDITLAIDESAEVEEYREEPDEQQFVQQDQVVEQQTIQYVAADGTMTEYVESEDVRTVSSASQQQQIHISGYSDADGIPTTEGHEIYYTDGTDTYAIHTTAEGYVNAANYVPQGYDNQTEIECTTIEHLPEEEVYMEEGGAGMGSIITPRGVHDRPYVCKHCKTSFKYEYNYERHMKNHAKILFRCGKCSKTFTKQRKCQQHFLKAHSSQRYECDICFRTYSLPTRLENHVIEMHSENGVYKCDRCSETFTSYLDFKSHRNSHHNINGSNATVIAQAVEQQSQSVPQSPQPRTATSISTRSSVSDSCDFEVMIDETKIQKPALGENCDEKRPVVVTAAVPGTEQDVILIDDEASNSTTSLVNNNNKPNTALKASSANNSIISGGTVVAAPNASIVPASNSATTVITNGIDKKSLHRQLLQQIEESEANSMGPKIYKCDNCTKTFVHLNNLKAHIYAEHDNDKPFKCKLCPISFKTKEILVMHMVLHSQHNTAS, encoded by the exons CAGAAGCAGTGCTGCCGTTGGGCAGCACAGTCGAAGGGGAAGTGCGAGTAGCAAGAGCGCCACAAGCAGCAATGCCAGTGCCAGTGCCAATAACTCCGTCGCGGTAAAAGTAGGCCTCAATATGAATATGTGCAGATTGTGTTTAGCGGAGGGTAGCACCAGCTCTCGACTCCAACCGGTGTACTACTCGAAAGATGCACCGAATGAATCATTGTTGCAGACAATTCTAGACCTTACCACAATACAG GTTCAATATGCTACGGATTTTCCTTCGTCGGTATGCTTGGGTTGTAAGAATAAACTGGAAGAGTATCATCTTTTTCGTCGACAATGCATTGAGAACGATGAAATTCTTAAGTTAAAATACTACGAGATTAAAGCAGCAGAGGAATATCATCGTGGTCAGCATCCTCAACAGGTGGATGACGTAAAGGGCGAAGAATACATTGACGATGGGGACGATATTACGCTAGCAATCGACGAGTCTGCGGAGGTGGAAGAGTACCGAGAGGAACCAGATGAGCAACAATTTGTCCAACAGGATCAAGTCGTAGAACAGCAGACAATTCAGTATGTAGCCGCTGATGGAACCATGACCGAATACGTGGAGTCGGAAGATGTACGGACGGTGTCCAGTGCTTCCCAGCAGCAGCAGATCCATATCAGTGGCTACAGCGATGCTGATGGCATTCCCACCACTGAAGGACATGAGATTTATTACACAGATGGAACTGATACTTATGCTATTCATACGACCGCGGAAGGTTATGTGAATGCAGCAAACTATGTGCCACAGGGATACGATAATCAAACCGAAATCGAGTGTACCACTATCGAGCATTTGCCGGAGGAGGAAGTGTACATGGAGGAAGGCGGAGCGGGCATGGGCTCAATTATCACTCCCAGAGGAGTGCACGATCGGCCGTATGTTTGCAAACACTGTAAAACTAGTTTCAAGTATGAGTACAACTACGAGCGACACATGAAAAATCATGCAAAAATATTGTTCCGATGCGGAAAGTGTTCGAAAACATTCACCAAGCAGAGAAAGTGCCAGCAGCACTTCTTGAAGGCTCATTCCTCACAAAGATATGAGTGTGACATTTGCTTCAGAACCTACAGTCTACCGACACGGTTGGAGAATCATGTCATAGAAATGCATTCCGAAAATGGGGTGTACAAGTGTGACCGGTGCAGTGAAACCTTCACATCGTATTTAGACTTTAAATCCCACCGCAACAGCCATCACAATATCAATGGTTCCAACGCAACCGTAATTGCTCAAGCGGTAGAACAACAATCTCAATCCGTTCCTCAGTCTCCTCAACCTCGCACTGCTACATCCATCAGCACACGATCTTCGGTGTCCGACAGTTGTGATTTCGAAGTGATGATTGACGAAACCAAGATCCAGAAGCCTGCTTTGGGGGAGAACTGTGACGAGAAGCGACCGGTCGTGGTAACTGCAGCAGTCCCTGGAACTGAACAGGATGTTATTCTGATCGACGATGAAGCCTCAAACAGCACCACCAGTCTGGTGAACAATAACAACAAACCGAACACCGCGCTCAAAGCGTCGTCTGCAAACAACAGTATCATCAGTGGCGGAACAGTGGTGGCCGCGCCAAATGCCAGCATCGTTCCCGCAAGTAATAGCGCCACAACAGTCATCACTAATGGTATCGATAAAAAATCACTGCATCGGCAACTGTTGCAGCAGATCGAGGAAAGTGAAGCCAACTCGATGGGACCCAAGATATACAAGTGTGACAACTGCACGAAGACGTTTGTGCACTTGAATAATCTTAAGGCTCACATCTATGCCGAGCATGACAATGATAAGCCGTTCAAGTGCAAACTCTGTCCGATCTCGTTCAAGACTAAGGAAATCCTGGTGATGCATATG